DNA from Deltaproteobacteria bacterium:
ATCTTTTTGACGAAACTGCCGTATACCTCGGAGCGCAGAACTCTCTCCACCCCCTCTTCAAAGGCATCTCCGAGATGATCTTCGAGGAGATAGGTGCAAGGTGTAACCTTTCCATCCACTGTTACGAAGATACTGCGCCTGACAATGCGACAGGGGTAGGAATGTCTCTCAGGAAGGTACAATTCTATTTTCAGTGATCTAGTAATCCCTTTTATCTCTTTAAAAAGTTTCTTTTCCTCTTCTTCAGAGAGACATTTTGCATCTGAGTCCACTCCGTAGACATTGAAAAGCCTGTGGAGTATTATGGCATCTATTCTCATCTCCGAGGCAAGTTTTATCATCTCCGGAATTTGATCTCGGTTGCCCTGATAAATGGTGATGTCGAAATAGATCTTAGGCCTTTTGAAATGCCCTTTTTCCCTCTGCGCCACAAGCCCTTCAACCTGAGGCGAAACCTCAGATAACAACTTCTTATCATATATCCCGAAGGCAATCTCCCTTAACCTGCTCCGGAATATCTCGTCCAACCGCTTTTCCACCAGCGTCCCGTTCGTGGTAAGATTCGTATGTACGCCCCTTGACTCCGCATATTCCACCATTTCAAAGAGCTCCTGATGGAGTAAAGGCTCTCCCCATCCGTGCAACCCAACATAGCGGAAGCTGCCCGGATCGAGCATCCCTTTGAAATCACCCAGGGAGAGGAACT
Protein-coding regions in this window:
- a CDS encoding SPASM domain-containing protein codes for the protein MGRYRISTKNGIDSNTTLQVEVTTACNLNCTICLRRGLERPNKFLSLGDFKGMLDPGSFRYVGLHGWGEPLLHQELFEMVEYAESRGVHTNLTTNGTLVEKRLDEIFRSRLREIAFGIYDKKLLSEVSPQVEGLVAQREKGHFKRPKIYFDITIYQGNRDQIPEMIKLASEMRIDAIILHRLFNVYGVDSDAKCLSEEEEKKLFKEIKGITRSLKIELYLPERHSYPCRIVRRSIFVTVDGKVTPCTYLLEDHLGDAFEEGVERVLRSEVYGSFVKKMKQHPICSRCRW